A region from the Malus domestica chromosome 07, GDT2T_hap1 genome encodes:
- the LOC103439023 gene encoding squamosa promoter-binding-like protein 8, producing MLDYEWGNPNNVVMLSPDTDSDSIHGSDPTRHHHHHNHASTFLDHYASSQASAFNNLVPAPPPPPPQPHHQTSTFANHFNPTHHQAQQLHSIYDPHAYASASTYAPPHHHHQHHSMLGLDPVHGGAANGLMLIPKSEDMCPPVDFASRIGLNLGGRTYFASEDDFMNRLYRRSRPGSEITSTHSPRCQAEGCAADLSHSKHYHRRHKVCEFHSKASTVIANGLTQRFCQQCSRFHLLSEFDNGKRSCRKRLADHNRRRRKTQQTIQEHHNSQHQQQPPLEKARNSSSDNVASSPPESAALSVSSVTVAVSPPRMTLDCFRQRAPYQNAAATTSSGSSAHFFSQVGQI from the exons ATGCTGGACTACGAATGGGGAAACCCCAACAACGTCGTCATGCTCTCGCCCGACACCGACTCCGATTCCATCCACGGATCCGACCCTACcagacaccaccaccaccacaatcaCGCCAGCACTTTTCTCGACCACTATGCGTCCTCGCAAGCCTCCGCCTTCAACAACCTCGTCCccgctcctcctcctcccccgcCGCAGCCTCACCACCAAACCTCCACCTTCGCCAACCATTTTAACCCTACCCACCATCAGGCCCAACAGCTCCACTCCATCTACGACCCCCACGCCTACGCCAGCGCGTCCACCTACGCGcctccccaccaccaccaccagcacCACTCCATGCTCGGGCTCGACCCAGTCCACGGCGGCGCAGCCAATGGGCTTATGCTGATCCCCAAGTCAGAGGACATGTGCCCGCCCGTAGACTTCGCCTCCAGGATCGGCCTCAACCTTGGCGGCCGGACCTACTTTGCGTCCGAGGACGACTTCATGAACCGGCTTTACCGCCGGTCCAGGCCAGGCTCCGAGATCACCTCGACCCACTCGCCCCGCTGCCAGGCCGAGGGCTGCGCCGCCGACCTCTCCCACTCCAAGCACTACCACCGGCGCCACAAGGTCTGCGAGTTCCACTCCAAGGCCTCCACCGTCATCGCCAACGGGTTGACTCAGCGATTCTGCCAGCAGTGCAGCAG ATTCCATCTTCTCTCCGAGTTTGACAACGGCAAGCGCAGCTGCCGGAAGAGGTTGGCCGATCACAATCGCCGACGGCGAAAAACTCAGCAAACGATTCAAGAACATCACAACTCACAGCATCAACAACAACCACCGCTGGAAAAGGCCCGGAATTCATCCTCAGATAATGTTGCAA GTTCTCCACCGGAGTCGGCTGCTCTTTCTGTATCCTCGGTGACCGTGGCAGTGTCGCCGCCGCGAATGACGTTGGATTGTTTTAGGCAAAGAGCACCGTACCAAAATGCTGCCGCTACAACATCTTCAGGCTCTTCAGCTCACTTTTTTTCTCAAGTTGGTCAAATTTGA